Proteins from a single region of Ischnura elegans chromosome 2, ioIscEleg1.1, whole genome shotgun sequence:
- the LOC124153351 gene encoding protein takeout-like isoform X2, translating to MAAKTALTMAVLLCICAKSTNAAKPLPSIIKPCPKNDPKLNECAAVNGNLAIPNLKNGIPSYGIPSMDPYCVKKIEIEIKDIGMHFVVSDVNLHGLSNTKVKSIRIQHDPPNFIWNVYTPVMQMIGKYEASGKILTLPITGKGDFNMTLCYL from the exons ATGGCTGCGAAGACTGCGCTGACTATGGCGGTGCTATTATGCATCTGCGCCAAGTCTACGAACGCCGCAAAACCACTGC CTAGCATCATCAAGCCATGTCCGAAAAACGACCCCAAGCTGAATGAGTGCGCGGCTGTCAATGGCAACTTGGCCATACCAAATCTAAAAAACG GCATTCCTTCGTACGGAATTCCGTCAATGGATCCCTACTGCGTGAAGAAAATCGAAATAGAGATAAAGGACATTGGAATGCACTTTGTTGTCAGTGACGTCAACCTCCACGGTTTGTCAAACACCAAAGTCAAGTCCATCAG GATCCAGCATGATCCCCCGAACTTCATTTGGAATGTCTATACTCCCGTGATGCAAATGATTGGCAAGTACGAAGCCAGCGGAAAAATTCTCACTCTGCCCATCACCGGAAAGGGTGACTTCAATATGACCTTGT